Proteins found in one Tumebacillus sp. BK434 genomic segment:
- a CDS encoding LTA synthase family protein: protein MMNPFMIFTVAFLAKIAVFQNLVFGEINVKILLLRELPFVLLVHFLIELIAGKRRLPVYFLASGIFSFAFLSIAIYHDFYGTLLTYQALGQAGQVGEVAESIKEIFNPWYLLFFTDLAFLFLYKKFQPKNKKIGRLNYAAVSLLSLVAVIVSIWQVDQKEIVNEMKKAEQMGVFNYQFALAVGGVVQEEEQIGEITQERIFELKGLDPVAKPQYFGVAKNKDVVVVQLESFQNFLIGLEIDGKEVTPNLNKLRKESAYFPNFYQQVGKGNTSDAEFMLNTSIYPVGDYAMSQRFGNKDIPSMAKLLKPYNYESATFHTNDIEFWNRDQLYEALGFDKTFDKQFFGEEEKVAFGASDRILYEKTVPELKKMKASGKHIYANLIAMSSHHPFKLPKELNVFTIPPELEGTPLGGYIESAAYVDAQIGHFISLLKANGLYDDTVLMLYGDHFGMGGSALNETEAAFMADWLQTDYTSLESFNVPLFIKAPGLKAQEVPTTGGQVDMMPTIANLLGVKLDDQIHFGQDLFNYSKNVLPERFYLPSGSFLNNEILFVPGLNYYDGKAVSLATQEETEKVSDYEAQFTRALELLRLSDGYMRSLPERQN, encoded by the coding sequence ATGATGAATCCGTTTATGATCTTTACTGTTGCATTTTTGGCCAAGATCGCCGTGTTTCAGAACTTGGTGTTTGGCGAGATCAACGTCAAGATTCTGCTCTTGCGCGAGCTGCCGTTTGTGTTGCTCGTCCATTTTTTGATCGAACTGATCGCCGGGAAGCGCAGGCTGCCCGTGTACTTTTTGGCGAGCGGGATCTTCTCGTTCGCGTTTTTAAGCATCGCGATCTACCATGATTTTTACGGCACGCTCCTGACCTACCAGGCGCTGGGGCAGGCAGGACAGGTCGGGGAAGTTGCGGAAAGCATCAAAGAGATCTTCAATCCGTGGTACCTGCTGTTCTTCACCGATCTGGCCTTCTTGTTCCTCTACAAGAAATTCCAGCCGAAAAACAAGAAGATCGGCCGCCTGAACTACGCGGCTGTCTCGCTGTTGTCGCTGGTGGCGGTCATCGTGTCGATCTGGCAGGTTGATCAGAAGGAGATCGTCAACGAGATGAAAAAGGCGGAGCAGATGGGCGTCTTCAACTACCAGTTCGCGCTCGCCGTCGGCGGCGTGGTGCAGGAGGAAGAGCAGATCGGCGAGATTACGCAGGAGCGCATCTTCGAACTGAAAGGCCTCGATCCGGTGGCAAAGCCGCAGTATTTCGGCGTCGCCAAGAACAAAGACGTGGTCGTCGTGCAGCTCGAATCGTTCCAGAACTTCCTGATCGGCCTTGAGATCGACGGGAAGGAAGTCACGCCGAACCTGAACAAGCTGCGCAAGGAAAGCGCCTATTTCCCGAACTTCTATCAGCAGGTCGGCAAGGGCAACACTTCGGACGCCGAGTTTATGCTGAACACGTCGATCTATCCGGTCGGCGATTATGCGATGTCACAGCGCTTTGGCAACAAGGACATCCCGAGCATGGCCAAACTGCTCAAGCCGTACAACTACGAAAGCGCAACGTTCCACACGAACGACATCGAGTTCTGGAACCGCGACCAGTTGTACGAAGCGCTGGGCTTTGACAAGACGTTCGACAAACAGTTCTTTGGCGAAGAGGAGAAAGTCGCGTTTGGCGCGTCCGACCGCATTCTGTACGAGAAAACGGTGCCGGAGCTGAAGAAGATGAAGGCGAGCGGCAAGCATATCTACGCCAACCTGATCGCGATGTCGAGCCACCATCCGTTCAAACTGCCGAAGGAATTGAACGTGTTCACCATTCCGCCGGAACTGGAAGGCACGCCGCTTGGCGGTTACATCGAATCGGCGGCGTACGTCGATGCGCAGATCGGCCACTTCATCTCCCTGTTGAAAGCGAACGGACTGTATGATGACACGGTGCTCATGCTGTACGGCGACCATTTTGGCATGGGCGGCAGCGCGCTGAACGAGACGGAAGCGGCGTTCATGGCCGACTGGCTGCAGACCGACTACACCTCGCTGGAGTCGTTTAACGTGCCGCTGTTCATCAAAGCGCCGGGTCTGAAAGCGCAGGAAGTGCCCACCACCGGCGGGCAGGTCGACATGATGCCGACGATCGCCAACCTGCTCGGCGTGAAGCTGGACGATCAGATTCACTTCGGGCAAGACTTGTTCAACTACAGCAAAAACGTGCTGCCGGAGCGGTTTTATTTGCCGTCCGGGTCGTTTTTGAACAACGAGATTTTGTTTGTGCCGGGCCTCAACTACTATGACGGAAAAGCGGTTTCGCTGGCCACGCAGGAGGAGACGGAGAAAGTGTCCGACTACGAGGCGCAGTTTACGCGGGCGCTGGAGCTCTTGAGGCTGAGCGACGGATACATGCGCTCTCTGCCGGAGCGTCAGAACTAA
- a CDS encoding DMT family transporter: MHEEKKAKSLLLFVVIIWGLNVVMVKYLSGFFPPLELATYRIGAAAVLLGVVVWKMYGFVKLSLKEWLYIAGIAVSGIFLHQILLGAGIQTTDASTSSLILGLNPLMTSLLAFAIFREALTWRKISGLVLGLLGVALVIFGDSWEQTASLAFGTGELLIFLSMLVYVISGLIIKKATQTVPVMVVTGYSHVLATVLLLCFTGGKSFITGEVAALPADWFVWGVLIFSGWVATALGAIWWNSGIRLIGAGRTAMFLNGMPIMSLLFSVLLLGESITWVHGIGFLMAFFAIYLGTSQGKVNMKRQQGEIAKGQPA; encoded by the coding sequence GTGCACGAGGAAAAAAAGGCCAAGTCACTGCTATTATTTGTTGTCATCATCTGGGGCCTGAATGTCGTGATGGTGAAATACCTGTCCGGCTTCTTTCCGCCGCTGGAGCTTGCCACGTATCGAATTGGAGCAGCCGCAGTGCTGCTCGGTGTGGTAGTATGGAAGATGTACGGTTTTGTAAAGCTTTCGTTAAAAGAATGGCTGTACATCGCAGGTATCGCGGTCAGCGGGATCTTCTTGCATCAGATCCTGCTTGGCGCGGGGATCCAGACGACCGATGCGTCCACATCGTCGCTGATCCTCGGCCTCAATCCGCTGATGACCTCGCTGCTTGCGTTTGCAATTTTCCGTGAAGCGTTGACGTGGCGCAAGATCAGCGGACTCGTGCTCGGGCTGCTCGGGGTGGCGCTCGTCATCTTCGGCGATTCCTGGGAACAGACGGCGTCGCTGGCGTTCGGAACGGGCGAGCTGCTGATCTTCCTGTCGATGCTGGTCTACGTGATCTCCGGGCTGATCATCAAAAAAGCAACCCAGACCGTTCCGGTGATGGTCGTGACCGGCTACAGCCACGTGCTGGCGACGGTGCTGTTGCTGTGCTTCACCGGGGGAAAGAGCTTCATCACGGGGGAAGTTGCCGCACTGCCGGCCGATTGGTTCGTCTGGGGCGTGCTGATCTTCTCCGGCTGGGTCGCGACAGCATTGGGTGCGATCTGGTGGAACTCCGGGATTCGCCTGATCGGAGCGGGGCGGACGGCGATGTTTTTGAACGGGATGCCGATCATGAGCCTGCTGTTCTCCGTCCTGCTGCTCGGCGAGTCGATTACCTGGGTGCATGGCATTGGTTTTCTGATGGCATTTTTTGCGATCTACCTTGGGACATCACAAGGGAAAGTCAACATGAAACGACAACAAGGGGAAATCGCAAAAGGGCAGCCGGCATAG
- a CDS encoding pitrilysin family protein, whose product MIRKTVLPNGLKIVTERTPYLRGAVAHLRFGIGSGQEPTKIQGVAHVLEHMVFKGTPELDQVAFGNEIARLGCSTNASTGFESTTYELDGPAETVLQGLDVFAGVIANFHVPPEEFDKEKDVIQEEYKMIQDDPSAWGEDLAYHALLGDFAHPTIGTPDSLDGLTRSTVLEFAKEHYTPDNLIVGVVGNVEHEQVVEVIGKHFGSETRTRKAPHEVPLTQIKVRHEEEDCEQEQVFLGFRAPEVTRKDLPAFDVAMTILGGDSWSRLFQRLRNELGLVYQVDGSYSGWPHVGSYMIYAGCQPSETDRVLAEIQSELFKLKADITADELLRSKAMLKSSLLMSSDQLGNKVHKLIDDELLFGTYRQYEQDIAELDAVTVEEALRLAHEVLDTDKMTQVTVGPHQPSN is encoded by the coding sequence TTGATTCGCAAGACAGTGTTACCGAACGGGCTGAAGATCGTGACGGAGCGCACACCCTACCTGCGCGGCGCCGTGGCGCATCTGCGCTTTGGGATCGGCTCCGGCCAGGAGCCGACGAAGATCCAAGGGGTGGCGCACGTCCTCGAACACATGGTGTTCAAAGGGACGCCGGAGCTCGATCAGGTGGCATTTGGCAACGAGATTGCCCGGCTCGGCTGCTCGACCAACGCGTCGACCGGCTTCGAGTCGACCACCTATGAGCTGGACGGACCGGCGGAGACGGTGCTGCAGGGACTGGATGTGTTTGCCGGCGTCATCGCCAATTTCCATGTCCCGCCCGAGGAGTTCGACAAAGAAAAAGACGTGATCCAAGAAGAATACAAGATGATCCAGGACGACCCGTCCGCGTGGGGGGAAGACCTCGCCTATCATGCGCTGCTCGGCGACTTCGCCCATCCGACGATCGGCACGCCCGATTCGCTCGACGGCTTGACGCGCAGCACCGTGCTGGAATTCGCCAAAGAGCATTATACGCCTGACAACCTGATCGTCGGCGTCGTCGGCAATGTCGAGCACGAGCAGGTGGTCGAAGTGATCGGCAAGCATTTTGGCAGCGAGACCCGCACCCGCAAGGCACCGCACGAAGTCCCGCTCACGCAGATCAAGGTCCGCCATGAGGAAGAGGACTGTGAACAAGAGCAGGTCTTCCTCGGCTTCCGGGCGCCGGAAGTGACGCGCAAAGACTTGCCCGCGTTTGACGTGGCGATGACGATCCTCGGCGGCGACTCCTGGTCGCGCCTGTTCCAGCGCCTGCGCAACGAGCTGGGACTGGTCTATCAGGTCGACGGCTCCTACTCCGGCTGGCCGCACGTCGGCAGCTACATGATCTACGCCGGCTGCCAGCCGTCCGAGACGGACCGCGTGCTCGCCGAGATCCAGTCCGAACTGTTCAAATTAAAAGCGGACATTACCGCCGACGAACTGCTCCGCTCGAAAGCGATGCTCAAATCGAGCCTGCTGATGAGCAGCGACCAGCTCGGCAACAAAGTCCACAAGCTGATCGACGATGAACTGCTGTTCGGCACCTACCGCCAGTACGAGCAGGACATCGCCGAGCTCGACGCGGTGACGGTGGAAGAAGCGCTGCGCCTCGCCCACGAAGTGCTCGACACAGACAAGATGACTCAAGTCACCGTCGGGCCGCACCAACCTTCGAACTGA
- a CDS encoding arsenate reductase family protein: protein MAESLFLQYPKCSTCRNAKKWLEARGVSFADRHIVEQPPSKEELREVLAKSGLDIKKLFNTSGQKYRELGLKDKLKTMSEEEMLDLLATDGMLVKRPIFVHGGKATVGFKEEEFTKVLS from the coding sequence ATGGCAGAGTCCCTTTTTCTTCAATATCCCAAATGCAGCACCTGCCGCAATGCGAAAAAATGGCTGGAAGCGCGCGGCGTATCCTTTGCGGACCGTCATATCGTAGAACAGCCTCCGAGCAAGGAAGAGCTGCGCGAAGTGCTCGCCAAGAGCGGTCTCGACATCAAGAAGCTGTTTAACACGAGCGGGCAGAAGTACCGTGAACTCGGCTTGAAGGACAAGCTGAAGACGATGAGCGAAGAGGAGATGCTCGACTTGCTGGCAACGGATGGCATGCTGGTCAAGCGCCCGATCTTCGTGCACGGCGGGAAGGCGACGGTCGGTTTTAAAGAAGAAGAATTTACAAAAGTGCTCAGTTAG
- a CDS encoding CoA-binding protein, which yields MYQEPTHDELRNWLTETKIIAVVGLSDKPERTSYLIAETMQQRGYRIIPVNPMVEEVLGETSYPTLEDVPEGIDLVNVFRRSEELYSVVEAAIKAGAKRIWAQSGVYDEQAAELAKQNGVEIVMDQCIAVAHTQLVGGKF from the coding sequence ATGTACCAAGAACCGACTCATGACGAGCTGCGCAACTGGCTGACCGAGACGAAGATCATTGCTGTCGTCGGCCTGTCCGACAAGCCGGAGCGCACTTCTTACCTGATCGCCGAAACGATGCAGCAGCGCGGCTACCGCATCATTCCGGTCAACCCGATGGTGGAAGAGGTATTAGGTGAGACTTCTTATCCCACACTGGAAGATGTGCCGGAAGGAATCGACCTCGTCAACGTCTTCCGCAGAAGCGAGGAGCTGTACAGTGTGGTGGAAGCGGCGATCAAGGCAGGGGCAAAACGCATCTGGGCGCAATCGGGCGTCTATGATGAGCAGGCGGCCGAGCTCGCCAAGCAAAACGGCGTGGAGATCGTGATGGACCAATGCATCGCCGTCGCGCACACACAACTGGTAGGAGGAAAATTCTGA
- a CDS encoding DsbA family protein — protein sequence MAKLDFYFDYNCPWCYLAAFTVRELAAEGVAIDYHVWKMPEDATPPPKPEGYMEAAGLKLRELREQLNVKLSSPIQKETIPALTATKVASAMGKAEAFVEAAFRAHWGDKQDISEESLLVQIAAEIGLDADKFQSALRDGSGRAAMEADLQKARELNIDTIPSYLNGGMRLLIHHFEDMPTLEQLRQLAQTE from the coding sequence ATGGCCAAACTCGATTTTTACTTCGACTATAACTGCCCGTGGTGCTACCTCGCAGCGTTCACCGTGCGCGAGCTGGCAGCAGAGGGCGTTGCGATCGACTACCATGTCTGGAAGATGCCCGAAGACGCCACCCCGCCGCCGAAGCCGGAAGGGTATATGGAAGCGGCCGGTCTGAAGCTGCGCGAACTGCGTGAACAGCTAAACGTCAAGCTGTCCTCCCCGATCCAAAAAGAGACGATCCCGGCACTGACCGCCACCAAGGTCGCCTCCGCGATGGGCAAGGCGGAAGCGTTCGTCGAAGCGGCGTTCCGCGCGCACTGGGGCGACAAGCAGGACATCTCCGAGGAGTCCCTGCTCGTGCAAATCGCTGCCGAGATCGGCCTCGACGCTGACAAGTTCCAGAGCGCTCTGCGCGACGGCAGCGGCCGCGCGGCAATGGAAGCAGATCTGCAAAAGGCGAGAGAGCTGAACATCGACACGATTCCGTCCTATTTGAACGGCGGCATGCGCCTGTTGATCCACCATTTTGAAGACATGCCGACCCTCGAACAGCTCCGCCAATTGGCACAAACCGAATAA
- a CDS encoding S1 RNA-binding domain-containing protein has product MDTLRYVQQFGRSKKDNLKPSLLSKYHVGSIIEVYPFRIMDFGCFASTSDGLSGLIHNSEMSSVMQNNLQEMIDKQVPITVRINKFDRRTGEIAFSLENKEKTSVHIESALQHETSAIEERPATSDAPETVVASAEPETEVEGELQPHQFKINQPVHPEPAPQKSIASDLSARLDQETADIQKFLEGVLKQELSPVARKMLRDLLQNTSTFRFTYAMQTAVDAFEPDVGVQLMTSIERTLREKA; this is encoded by the coding sequence ATGGATACTTTGCGTTATGTTCAACAGTTTGGACGTTCGAAAAAAGACAATTTGAAACCCAGCTTGCTCAGCAAGTATCATGTGGGTTCCATTATTGAAGTTTATCCCTTTCGCATCATGGATTTCGGTTGCTTTGCGTCCACTTCAGACGGGCTGAGCGGTTTGATTCATAACAGTGAGATGTCGTCGGTGATGCAAAACAACTTGCAAGAGATGATCGACAAGCAAGTGCCGATCACCGTCCGCATTAATAAATTCGACCGCCGCACCGGAGAGATCGCCTTCTCGCTGGAGAATAAAGAAAAGACTTCCGTTCATATTGAATCCGCCCTGCAGCATGAGACGTCCGCGATCGAAGAGCGCCCGGCAACAAGCGACGCTCCGGAGACTGTCGTCGCTTCTGCCGAGCCGGAAACGGAAGTGGAAGGCGAACTGCAGCCGCACCAGTTCAAGATCAACCAGCCGGTGCATCCGGAACCTGCTCCGCAAAAGTCGATCGCCTCCGACCTGTCCGCCCGCCTCGATCAGGAGACGGCCGACATTCAGAAGTTTTTGGAAGGCGTGCTCAAGCAAGAGCTCTCCCCGGTGGCCCGCAAGATGCTGCGCGACTTGCTGCAAAACACGTCCACCTTCCGCTTCACCTATGCAATGCAGACCGCCGTCGATGCGTTTGAGCCTGATGTCGGCGTTCAACTGATGACTTCGATCGAGCGCACACTGCGCGAGAAAGCATAA
- a CDS encoding GTP pyrophosphokinase family protein — protein MIKNYMPSKGDLEKLARMKAPYQQTIDELKVKLKGIKYGCLQENGYSPIEYVVGRVKSTESMLKKAEKKGVQIGVGNWIDEVEQNVKDIAGLRLVSRYIEDIREVQEILNQREDFVVEEVKDYIAHPKDSGYRSIHIIVRYPTYHGPLKKEAFCEIQLRTLAMNFWATNEHELRYKYDEKIPVDMRAALRRAADTAHELDMQMGEFRREIRDAHELNVQYAMSNEVKLEEIFSLYVKKDYKRAQELYRHYFGDGHDFTHDPKLKMIDDLLGSRLKMMK, from the coding sequence ATGATCAAGAATTACATGCCGAGTAAAGGCGATTTAGAAAAACTGGCCCGGATGAAAGCACCGTACCAGCAAACGATAGATGAACTGAAAGTCAAACTCAAAGGCATCAAATACGGCTGTCTGCAGGAAAACGGTTACTCGCCGATCGAATACGTCGTCGGCCGCGTCAAATCGACCGAGTCGATGCTGAAAAAGGCGGAGAAGAAAGGCGTGCAGATCGGCGTCGGCAACTGGATCGACGAAGTGGAGCAAAACGTGAAAGACATTGCCGGCCTGCGCCTCGTCTCCCGCTATATCGAAGATATCCGGGAAGTGCAGGAGATCCTCAACCAGCGCGAAGACTTTGTCGTCGAAGAAGTGAAGGACTATATCGCGCATCCGAAAGATTCAGGTTACCGCTCGATCCACATCATCGTGCGCTACCCGACCTATCACGGACCCTTGAAAAAGGAAGCGTTCTGCGAGATCCAGTTGCGCACGCTGGCGATGAACTTCTGGGCGACGAACGAGCACGAACTGCGCTACAAATACGACGAGAAGATTCCGGTGGACATGCGGGCCGCCCTGCGCCGCGCCGCCGATACCGCGCATGAGCTCGACATGCAGATGGGCGAGTTCCGCCGTGAAATTCGCGACGCGCACGAGTTAAACGTCCAATACGCGATGTCGAACGAAGTGAAGCTCGAAGAGATCTTCTCGCTCTATGTGAAAAAAGACTACAAGCGCGCCCAAGAACTCTACCGCCACTATTTTGGTGACGGGCACGATTTTACTCACGACCCGAAGCTGAAGATGATCGACGACCTGCTCGGCTCGCGCTTGAAAATGATGAAATAA
- a CDS encoding alpha/beta hydrolase, producing MNHYVSEHGTGVPVIFIHGFAGNSRTWLPQVRMFQKKFRVLLYDLRGHGKTGGSKVESYDAELYADDLAAMMKSKGITSAHICSLSMGALVAQAFAGKYPQMVRTLTLAGGFYRLPWYFRAVIAPLNRTLTRILPPSMIVRIGSKVLMPRRREQVGRQAFIKASRDLCPREFEKIISFLTSADGGSLCRKLKVPTHLISGEADYWFISQVKKMKEWIHGAKIHLLKGCAHVVTIERFAEFNTLYLEILERFEQQHQQPKALTT from the coding sequence ATGAACCATTACGTAAGTGAACACGGGACGGGCGTTCCGGTCATTTTTATACACGGATTTGCCGGCAACTCACGGACGTGGCTGCCGCAGGTGCGGATGTTTCAAAAGAAGTTTCGCGTCTTGCTGTATGATCTGCGCGGACACGGCAAGACGGGTGGTTCCAAGGTTGAATCGTATGACGCAGAGCTCTACGCGGACGACCTTGCCGCGATGATGAAATCGAAAGGCATCACGTCGGCGCACATCTGCTCGCTGTCGATGGGTGCCTTGGTGGCGCAGGCGTTTGCCGGCAAATATCCGCAGATGGTGCGGACGCTGACGCTCGCCGGGGGCTTTTACCGGCTGCCGTGGTACTTCCGCGCCGTGATCGCGCCGCTCAATCGGACGCTGACCCGCATTCTGCCGCCGAGCATGATCGTGCGGATCGGCTCGAAAGTGTTGATGCCGCGCCGCCGCGAGCAGGTCGGGCGCCAGGCGTTCATCAAAGCGTCCCGCGACTTGTGTCCAAGGGAGTTCGAGAAGATCATCTCCTTCTTGACCAGCGCTGACGGGGGCAGTTTGTGCCGCAAGCTGAAAGTGCCGACACACCTGATCTCCGGCGAGGCCGACTACTGGTTCATCAGCCAGGTCAAGAAGATGAAAGAATGGATCCACGGCGCCAAGATCCACCTGCTGAAAGGCTGTGCGCACGTGGTGACGATCGAGCGCTTTGCCGAGTTCAACACGCTGTATCTGGAGATCTTGGAGCGCTTCGAACAGCAGCACCAGCAACCGAAAGCATTGACTACGTAA
- a CDS encoding Xaa-Pro peptidase family protein, whose product MSIYEARLARIREWMQVENVGVLLVTSPPNVYYLTGFDCHPHERFMALCLTDKGEQALFVPKLEKEEAQKTGFANIVTVSDTDDPMQKLRETLGDGPYGTLAVEKQHMTVARYEQLQTLFGDGKAAAAEDLLLGMRLRKDRAEAAIMRKAAEIADKAVEAGIAAIAIGKTEQELVAVVESTMMALGASGPSFTTIVLAGEKSALPHGSPGGRTIQKGDFVLFDLGALYEGYCSDITRTVVVGVVSDEQRKIYETVLAANLAGIAATQAGRPAKEVDQAARQVIEAAGYGEFFTHRVGHGLGIEIHEFPSMHGNNEQEMVPGMAFTIEPGIYVPGVGGVRIEDDVIVTEDGVEILTSYPKDLQIIPV is encoded by the coding sequence ATGTCGATTTATGAAGCGCGATTGGCGCGGATTCGCGAATGGATGCAGGTGGAGAACGTAGGTGTGCTGTTGGTGACATCGCCGCCGAACGTCTATTATCTGACCGGCTTTGACTGCCATCCGCACGAGCGCTTTATGGCGCTGTGCTTGACCGATAAAGGGGAACAGGCGCTGTTCGTGCCGAAGCTGGAGAAAGAGGAAGCGCAGAAAACGGGCTTTGCGAACATCGTGACCGTCTCCGATACGGACGACCCGATGCAGAAGCTGCGCGAAACGCTCGGCGACGGGCCGTACGGGACGCTGGCGGTGGAGAAGCAACATATGACGGTGGCGCGCTATGAGCAGTTGCAGACCCTGTTTGGCGACGGCAAGGCGGCAGCGGCGGAAGACCTGCTGCTCGGCATGCGCCTGCGCAAAGACCGCGCCGAAGCTGCGATCATGAGAAAGGCGGCGGAGATCGCCGACAAGGCGGTCGAAGCGGGCATTGCGGCGATCGCAATCGGCAAGACGGAGCAGGAGCTGGTCGCCGTCGTCGAATCGACGATGATGGCGCTGGGCGCCTCGGGCCCGTCGTTTACGACGATCGTGCTGGCCGGTGAGAAAAGCGCTCTGCCGCACGGGTCGCCGGGCGGACGCACGATTCAAAAAGGCGACTTCGTGCTGTTCGACCTCGGGGCGCTCTACGAAGGCTACTGCTCCGACATCACCCGCACGGTGGTCGTGGGTGTTGTGAGCGATGAGCAGCGCAAGATCTACGAGACGGTGCTTGCAGCTAACCTCGCCGGCATCGCCGCGACCCAAGCGGGCCGTCCGGCAAAAGAGGTCGACCAGGCGGCGCGCCAGGTGATCGAAGCGGCCGGATACGGTGAATTCTTCACGCACCGCGTCGGGCACGGCCTCGGCATCGAGATCCACGAGTTTCCGTCGATGCACGGCAACAACGAACAGGAGATGGTGCCCGGCATGGCGTTCACCATCGAGCCTGGCATCTACGTCCCAGGCGTGGGCGGCGTGCGCATCGAGGACGATGTGATCGTGACGGAAGACGGTGTGGAAATCCTCACCTCCTATCCGAAAGACCTGCAGATCATTCCGGTCTAA
- a CDS encoding metallophosphoesterase — translation MRQYFAFALCMLLMAVLLIPGTGFAGPRQLEEPLLQFAVFSDVHVMAEWSIDHYKSTFKFTHALRDIAPLKPDFLVINGDLSNGRPKDLELVRKLLKANGNFKLYPTMGNHEYYYQWEMPDWNDDRAKAVFRKTFGLGKLYYDHVEQGAHFIHLSPEQYMAKQKEIGEAAWLSDEQLRWFEKTLLGSKAPTFVFLHQPLDRTVGKTDRGISAVQTRQLLAIAQKHPQVVWFSGHSHVSITAPTEFLRQDNITFVGLGSVYQPIVGMSADHFKSESRFVELYRDRIVIRDRLHHKNSFGAAYTIPISDKSLLTP, via the coding sequence ATGAGACAGTATTTCGCTTTTGCGCTCTGCATGCTGCTGATGGCTGTGCTCCTGATTCCGGGCACAGGCTTTGCCGGCCCCAGGCAGTTGGAGGAGCCGCTGCTGCAATTTGCAGTGTTCTCCGACGTGCATGTGATGGCCGAATGGAGCATCGACCACTACAAAAGCACCTTCAAGTTCACGCACGCCTTGCGAGACATTGCGCCGCTGAAGCCCGATTTTCTCGTCATCAACGGCGATCTGAGCAACGGCCGGCCGAAAGACCTCGAACTGGTGCGAAAGCTCCTCAAGGCAAACGGCAACTTCAAGCTCTACCCCACCATGGGCAATCACGAATACTACTACCAATGGGAGATGCCGGACTGGAATGATGACCGGGCCAAAGCGGTGTTCCGGAAAACGTTCGGGCTCGGCAAGCTCTACTATGACCATGTTGAGCAAGGAGCGCACTTCATACACCTGTCGCCGGAGCAATACATGGCCAAGCAAAAGGAGATCGGCGAAGCGGCCTGGCTGTCCGATGAGCAGCTCCGCTGGTTTGAAAAAACGCTCCTCGGTTCCAAAGCTCCCACTTTCGTCTTCCTCCATCAGCCGCTCGACAGGACGGTGGGCAAAACGGATCGCGGCATCTCCGCCGTCCAGACCCGGCAACTGCTCGCCATCGCCCAAAAACACCCGCAGGTGGTCTGGTTCTCCGGCCACTCCCACGTTTCCATCACAGCACCCACCGAGTTTCTCCGGCAGGACAACATCACGTTCGTCGGCCTCGGCTCCGTCTACCAGCCGATCGTCGGCATGAGCGCCGACCATTTCAAAAGCGAATCCCGCTTCGTCGAACTCTACCGCGACCGCATCGTCATCCGCGACCGCTTACACCACAAAAACAGTTTTGGCGCCGCGTACACGATCCCGATCAGCGACAAAAGCCTCCTCACACCTTGA
- a CDS encoding MBL fold metallo-hydrolase, with protein sequence MNIYKIALPTPFAIGDVNVYLLGDGDRLTLVDTGTKSRVGERALELGLAEVGVRVEDLSQIVLTHFHADHAGLLERLVARSGAKVYAHPLTHDLILPTEAGLQKRAAFFDEIYLRMGLVDAGPRSQIVAEVKGYQDDMGRAGVDVVLQEGDLLPGHEKWRVIYTPGHSQDHLSLYREEDGVLVLGDHLLQNISSNAFIEPPAVEGEERPKTLMIYRDALRKVYDMEWKVGLPGHFEEIREYRELIDKRFAAQEKRAARAVEAVKAGKRTGIEICQTLFPKSMNLLPLVMSETLGQLDWMTAEGKITRELNEQGVWVFR encoded by the coding sequence ATGAACATATATAAGATCGCCCTCCCGACACCGTTTGCGATCGGGGATGTCAATGTGTACTTGCTGGGCGACGGCGATCGTTTGACGCTCGTCGATACCGGCACGAAGAGCCGGGTGGGAGAGCGGGCGCTGGAGCTGGGACTGGCGGAGGTCGGCGTACGGGTGGAAGACTTGTCGCAGATCGTGCTGACCCATTTTCACGCCGATCACGCCGGGCTCTTGGAGCGGCTGGTCGCGCGCAGTGGCGCGAAGGTGTATGCGCATCCGCTGACCCACGACCTGATCTTGCCGACGGAGGCAGGGTTGCAGAAGCGGGCGGCGTTTTTTGACGAGATCTATCTGCGCATGGGGCTGGTCGATGCCGGGCCGCGCAGCCAGATCGTCGCCGAGGTCAAAGGCTATCAGGACGACATGGGCCGCGCCGGTGTCGATGTGGTGCTGCAGGAAGGCGATCTGCTGCCGGGGCATGAAAAATGGCGCGTGATCTACACGCCGGGCCACTCACAGGACCATCTGTCCTTGTATCGGGAGGAAGACGGCGTGCTGGTGCTTGGCGACCATCTGTTGCAGAACATCTCGTCGAACGCTTTTATCGAGCCGCCGGCCGTCGAAGGGGAGGAGCGTCCGAAGACGCTGATGATCTACCGCGACGCGCTGCGCAAAGTGTATGACATGGAGTGGAAGGTCGGTTTGCCAGGCCATTTTGAGGAGATCCGCGAATACAGGGAACTGATCGACAAGCGTTTCGCCGCACAGGAAAAGCGGGCCGCACGCGCGGTCGAAGCGGTGAAGGCGGGCAAGCGCACCGGGATCGAGATCTGCCAGACTCTGTTCCCGAAATCGATGAATCTTCTGCCGCTTGTGATGTCGGAGACGCTCGGTCAGCTCGACTGGATGACGGCAGAAGGCAAGATCACGCGGGAACTGAACGAGCAGGGCGTATGGGTATTTCGCTAA